Part of the Spinacia oleracea cultivar Varoflay chromosome 5, BTI_SOV_V1, whole genome shotgun sequence genome, AAGATTGGACGTTATTCTGGTTCGTCTACATTTTTGTGAAACTATTCCTCAAGCAAGGCAGCCGATAAGTCATCGAAAAGTGTGTGTGAATAATGGAATAGTAAACATTCGTCATTTGAAAGTTTCCCACGGCGATATAATATCTTTTCAAGAAAATTACGCGAGAACCCGCGGTAAAGAAATAAGGAGATTTTTCTATATCAAAATATCAGTTGAAAAAATCATAGGCAAATTAAGGGTTCACCGGGTAAGAATGCGGAGAAGAAGCAAAACAGAATGGTTCCGCCGAGTAAGAATGTGGAGAAGAAGCAAAACGGAATGGTTCCGCCGACTCAAAACTAAGAAGAAATGCCGCCTACTACTAAAAGACAAAGACCAGTTTTTGCAAAAGTTACATTCTTCTATGCAAAAAGAAGACTTAAAAAGAACAAAGAAGTTTGGATCCGACGCTGAGCACAACAGAATGAAGAGGAATTTTGATCACTCCGTGACCTTATCGAAGAAGAGAAGGAAGAGAAGAATCAAAAGGATAGAACTACCTACTCATTATTCGGAGGTCAATCATAGAACACTAAAAGCTGTGGTATCTTATGGACCTAACATAGATCACATCCCTCACCACATAAGATTGAAAGATCCAAACCTTCCTCTTCGGAGCGGAAAGGGGCGTGGCCAAAACACATAAAGATCGGCGTAGTAGCTCATAGGGACATAACATATCTATCCGGATAGAGATAAGGACAGGGATCCATCTAGATAAAATATTGAACcggttttcttttttttcttgattctgattgatttttttttacgaCAAGTTTGAAATCTTAATGCAGGCAAGGTCAAATTCACTTAGAAGAACAAGTAAGGAAACTTTCTATTATTTCTGGGTCGGAGCGTAGACGGGCGAGCAGAGCCCAGGAAAGAGGGAAGCCCTCATAGAGCAGTCTTCTACTTCTAGTCGACTGCTGCCCTGAGAGAAGGTGGCCTCCCTCGGGAAACATGGCCCAAtttctcttctttctt contains:
- the LOC130461973 gene encoding ribosomal protein S4, mitochondrial gives rise to the protein MPALRYKTCRLLSGNVRNKELTIVQRRILRNLRMKKRSIKKKIYPRKNRNSYIQLQTTRKLSLFHGNLPITKMHRRTKRTSYIPFLLNPETRLDVILVRLHFCETIPQARQPISHRKVCVNNGIVNIRHLKVSHGDIISFQENYARTRGKEIRRFFYIKISVEKIIGKLRVHRVRMRRRSKTEWFRRVRMWRRSKTEWFRRLKTKKKCRLLLKDKDQFLQKLHSSMQKEDLKRTKKFGSDAEHNRMKRNFDHSVTLSKKRRKRRIKRIELPTHYSEVNHRTLKAVVSYGPNIDHIPHHIRLKDPNLPLRSGKGRGQNT